The following are from one region of the Geoalkalibacter subterraneus genome:
- a CDS encoding c-type cytochrome yields MDNGTTNPPKWIEPLLFVAASVLLGAVAFVLIKGGSEIDHQGGPIADITVNLNGEPVREHCVTCHTEGGRPLQESGVRASAPHPDIAPHRIDLLGCTSCHLGEGMALDERISHGLPGFGARKILSGQQLQARCFACHPLKPLPGADEAWSGYVLFQEKGCGLCHRIAGAQAGGRFGPDLSDIGSRFGLEKLAESIKDPDLSPPNSIMPRFPLSSSQVRSLSYFLKSRIADPYLGRCGHESQAMAATVCTLDHGRQRLCHPGGHPARCLAGCGSLFDQPLA; encoded by the coding sequence ATGGATAACGGGACAACCAACCCTCCAAAATGGATTGAACCACTGCTGTTCGTGGCGGCCTCCGTTCTTCTTGGCGCAGTTGCATTTGTTCTCATAAAAGGCGGGTCCGAAATCGACCACCAGGGCGGACCGATCGCGGATATCACCGTCAACCTCAACGGAGAGCCTGTGCGCGAACACTGTGTGACCTGTCACACCGAGGGCGGAAGACCTCTGCAGGAAAGTGGGGTGCGGGCCAGTGCCCCGCACCCGGATATCGCCCCTCACAGAATCGATCTTCTTGGTTGCACAAGCTGTCATCTTGGCGAGGGGATGGCCCTTGACGAGCGCATCTCACACGGGCTGCCCGGTTTTGGCGCAAGAAAGATTCTTTCTGGTCAGCAACTGCAGGCGCGCTGTTTTGCCTGTCATCCTCTTAAGCCGTTGCCTGGCGCTGATGAGGCCTGGAGCGGATACGTTCTTTTTCAGGAAAAGGGGTGCGGCCTGTGCCACCGTATCGCTGGTGCACAAGCCGGCGGGCGGTTCGGGCCGGACCTGAGCGACATTGGATCGCGTTTTGGGCTGGAAAAACTGGCTGAATCCATCAAAGATCCCGACCTCTCGCCGCCCAATTCCATCATGCCGCGCTTTCCCCTCTCGAGTTCTCAGGTGCGAAGCCTGAGCTATTTTCTCAAGAGCCGGATCGCAGACCCGTATTTGGGCAGGTGCGGCCATGAATCGCAGGCAATGGCTGCAACGGTTTGCACTCTGGACCATGGCCGGCAGCGCCTTTGCCATCCTGGGGGGCATCCTGCTCGATGTCTGGCGGGCTGCGGGTCTCTTTTCGACCAGCCACTGGCGTGA
- a CDS encoding ubiquinol-cytochrome c reductase iron-sulfur subunit: MGRLADFPRDGTYPLPAERIAVVRKGGRLAAISLECTHLGCLVNALESGFFCPCHGSEPGRWFAGDRLWLILILAAILVSQAAFIVIGQYLRGENWKFVIPF; this comes from the coding sequence GTGGGGCGTCTTGCCGATTTTCCCCGCGACGGCACCTATCCCCTGCCTGCCGAGCGCATCGCTGTGGTGCGCAAGGGCGGACGTCTTGCCGCCATCAGCCTCGAGTGCACTCATCTCGGCTGTCTGGTCAATGCCCTGGAGAGCGGATTTTTCTGCCCCTGCCATGGCAGCGAACCGGGACGCTGGTTCGCGGGGGACCGTCTCTGGCTGATTCTTATTCTTGCCGCCATCCTGGTCAGCCAGGCGGCCTTTATTGTTATAGGCCAGTATCTGCGCGGCGAAAACTGGAAGTTCGTTATCCCCTTCTGA
- a CDS encoding PCYCGC motif-containing (lipo)protein, whose product MKKIMLIPFSLFVVVLFFALVQTSFAAQNDEAFTRVLNTSMADLTEEARQILENRYPDETWEQYDFPSYVYTSDAVETGYGIAVKEPELLSHFKCYCFCDAMGHQSLLWCFLKEGKLEKGFDAHGADCNVCYGQAMMALLWDEAGIPVERMQQGYEKKFERLIEQFGK is encoded by the coding sequence ATGAAAAAAATTATGCTTATCCCGTTCTCCCTGTTTGTCGTTGTCTTGTTTTTCGCCCTCGTTCAGACCAGCTTTGCCGCCCAGAACGATGAGGCTTTCACCCGGGTGCTCAACACCTCCATGGCAGATCTGACCGAAGAGGCCCGACAGATATTGGAAAATCGCTATCCGGACGAAACCTGGGAGCAGTACGACTTTCCCTCTTACGTCTATACCAGCGATGCGGTGGAGACAGGATACGGGATTGCCGTCAAGGAGCCCGAACTGCTGTCCCACTTCAAATGCTACTGCTTCTGCGACGCCATGGGGCATCAGAGCCTGTTGTGGTGCTTTCTCAAAGAGGGGAAGCTGGAGAAAGGTTTCGACGCTCACGGCGCCGACTGTAATGTCTGCTACGGCCAGGCGATGATGGCCCTGCTCTGGGATGAGGCTGGAATCCCTGTGGAGCGGATGCAGCAGGGATACGAGAAAAAATTCGAGCGGTTGATCGAGCAGTTCGGCAAGTGA